Proteins found in one Paralichthys olivaceus isolate ysfri-2021 chromosome 19, ASM2471397v2, whole genome shotgun sequence genomic segment:
- the LOC109645508 gene encoding gastrula zinc finger protein XlCGF57.1-like, whose amino-acid sequence MSSEEEDDRQRRLLGIFMRAEIKLHRIELPQQHVCKEEEVLTDQQLCNQERNSSLEQEEPKPLQIKEEPEEIWIGQEGEQLVLKQETETFMLTPYYEGLYHSEHQLLSHNSNVAESQDQNRRNLMDLGSTINDSEIDSNTHTGEKSFKCDTCGKAYVYEYQLKIHLRVHTGEKPYLCIICGKAYITVFSLKRHMTSHTGEKPFSCKICGKCFGRSGVLKVHMRSHTGERPYSCESCGKSFSDISALNKHMSVHTGEKPFSCETCGKCFVSKGVLKVHMRTHTGDKPYSCSFCGKTFREKSGLKKHISMHTGEQPFSCETCGKGFVCANDLKVHIRTHTGEKPFPCSTCGKRFREKSGLKKHMSVHTGEKPFSCETCGKSYARSSILKVHMRSHTGEKPYSCNTCGKRFYQLSDMKKHLRVHTD is encoded by the exons ATGTCTTCGGAGGAAGAGGACGATCGTCAGCGCAGACTTCTGGGTATCTTCATGAGAGCTGAGATCAAGCTTCATAGAATCG agctcccacagcagcatgtctgtaaagaggaggaggttctCACTGACCAGCAGCTCTGTAACCAGGAGAGGAACTCCAGTCTGGAGCAAGAGGAACCAAAACCTTTGCAGATTAAAGAGGAACCAGAGGAAATCTGGATTGGTCAAGAGGGAGAGCAGCTCGTACTGAAGCAGGAGACTGAAACCTTCATGTTGACTCCTTATTATGAGGGACTCTACCACAGTGagcaccagctcctctctcacAACTCTAATGTGGCTGAGAGTCAAGATCAGAACAGAAGAAACCTTATGGATTTAGGATCAACAATAAATGACTCAGAGATTGACTCTAATACTCACACAGGTGAAAAGTCTTTCAAATGTGACACTTGTGGAAAAGCTTATGTGTATGAGTATCAATTGAAAATACATCTGAGAGTCCACACAGGTGAAAAACCATATTTATGCATAATATGTGGAAAAGCATACATTACTGTGTTCAGTTTAAAAAGGCATATGACAAGTCACACAGGCGAGAAGCCATTTTCTTGCAAAATATGTGGGAAATGTTTTGGGCGCAGTGGCGTCTTGAAAGTACACATGAGGAGTCACACAGGTGAGAGGCCATATTCTTGCGAAAGTTGTGGGAAGAGTTTCAGTGACATTTCAGCATTGAATAAACATATGAGTGTGCACACAGGTGAAAAGCCGTTCTCTTGTGAAACATGTGGGAAATGTTTTGTAAGTAAAGGCGTTTTGAAAGTACACATGAGAACTCACACAGGTGACAAGCCGTactcctgcagcttctgtgGGAAAACATTTAGAGAGAAGTCAGGTTTGAAAAAACACATAAGCATGCACACAGGTGAGCAGCCATTCTCTTGTGAAACATGTGGGAAAGGTTTTGTATGCGCTAATGATTTGAAGGTCCACATCAGAactcacacaggtgagaagccgTTCCCCTGCAGCACATGCGGGAAAAGATTTCGTGAGAAGTCAGGTTTGAAAAAACATATGAGCGtacacacaggagagaagccGTTTTCTTGTGAAACATGTGGAAAGAGTTATGCACGTAGTAGCATCTTGAAAGTCCACATGAGATctcacacaggtgagaagccgTACTCCTGCAACACTTGTGGGAAAAGATTCTATCAGTTGTCAGACATGAAAAAGCATTTAAGAGTTCATACAGATTAA